The Setaria viridis chromosome 9, Setaria_viridis_v4.0, whole genome shotgun sequence sequence GCACGCGCTTGAGCGCGGCCTCCTCCCGGCTCCGCGACATGGCGCTCATCTCCTCCTTGGAGAAGATGCTGCTGTCCCACCCCTTGCTgcccgcctgctgctgctcctgcgcgCAACACAGAAGACAACACTGGATCAGAGAGACCATACCACCCGAATCATAGGCCGCCATTCTTCCCCTACCGACACCGTGCAGAAGCCATgcacggcggccgccacggccggcggcTGGCCAAACTGTGAACGTGGTACACGATCGGATCGCACTGTGTACGCGTCCTCCTCTCTGCAACATCTATGCTAGCAGTAGATCCCGCggtccacacacacacacctgcCACTTCCAGTACGAGGCCGCGGTCCACGCCCTGCACAGGGAGCAGCAAGTAGCTGGCCACAGCGCAGCACGGCTGGAACTACTCCGGACGCGTCGAAACAGACCAAGGAAGGCAGGTCGCGCGCTACTGTGCTCTACTGCTACTCTGCAGCTTGCGACCCACGTGCACGGCGACCAAAGCCCGATGCAGACCTATACGCGGGGGGTAGAGTTGGAGTAGGTTCGGTCCCGGGACACGAGGCGCGTGTCCCGGCCGGCAACCCCAAGAGGAATCACCGCACCTCGCACGGGCATGTGGCGTGCGCGCCCATCGGACGGCACGCCGACGCGACGCGCCTCCGCCTTGCCGGCCGCCCGCCGACCCTTCTACGGTTCTACCCACATGCCGCGCATGTGCGGCGCCAATCATTCGCACGTTCGCCTCCGCGGCACCGCTTCCGGCGGCCAGCGGAACCGGAACCGCCTGGAGCAGGACAGGCGTGACTTACGTGGACCGCGGCGGCGTAGAGCTCCCGGCTGcgccgcagcagcagggcgtcgtcgtcgtcgtccgcgccGTCGAGCGCGTTCAGGTGGTCGGGGCCCCCGGCCTTGGAGCGGTGCCGGGCCTGGATCCTTATCAGGGACTCGAGGCCGCGCAGGGTGGCCGCCGTCTGACGGCGCACCGCCTGCCCCCGAATCAGCGCTTGCAGCCGCACCAGACCCTTGAGCGCGCGCAGCGCCCGCCGAGCCTGCATTCAGAGTGACCAGCGTCAGTCAGTGACATGGATGTTGCCCCCCAGAAAGCATGGCAAAAGCGGTCCAATTCACTAGTGATCCCCGTTACAAAATCGAGAATTTGCATTGCTGGATCAACTAGCCGTGTCACGTACCAGGTACCCGCGGTAAGCAGATTGGATCAAGACGGCGGCATGCTCCTCCTGCTCaagcggcgggggcgcgggctGCTGGCCGGTGAGGCGGacgacctcggcggcggcgtgcgcagCGGCGACCGCAGCCTCGGCTGCCGCCGCGGTGGCAAGGGCGACGGTCATGGCGTGCTTGCTCTGCTCGTCCTCCGCCTGCCTGATCTCGTGGTCtgcagccgcggccgcgggcgccggcgccggcgccggcgccgggagggCGAACGAGTGCTGCGTCCTCAGCTTCCCCGGCAGCCACCGCTTGCTCTTCGACTTCTGCGCAGGAATCGATCGTCATCATCCGCCATTGCCATGGACACCGATCGACAAAGCTTGCCTCCTCGATCGAAACACAAGGCTAACACAAGAAAAGTGACATGAGGGGTGATCGAACCTTGTCAGCTCTCGGTTTCTCCTTGGGCTCGGAGGAGGTGAAGAGCCGTCTGATGCGCTCGAAccagctcctcctcttcttctccttctccatgtCGCCGGGCGAGCGATAGTGGCTACTGGGGACGCTCTATCTGCCGAGTGATGACTATCTGAAGCAAAAACACGCATCACTACATCAGCATCACCAGACATGCAAAAGAAAACTCAAATAAAAACTAGAGGattaaaaagaaagaataaagaAGCGGTTGTTCACACGTCTCGATCGCGAGATCCACGGAAATATAGACTGAAAGTGTGGCAGGACGGAACTTTGCCGGGAACACAATCCACACTAAATGCCCGCGCAAATCAAGAAATCAGCAAGGAATTTCTGTCCTTGAACCAAAGAAAAATCAGGAGGGTCGCCATTGCCGACGCCAGCAATCCGAAGCCTGAACGCCTCCGCTGGTGACACAGATGCGTCATGGCAATAAACAAGAACTGAACAGACACCAGAAAGAAACAGGCCAGCAGTCAAACATGACAGGAACTCGTCGCCCCTGAATCTGAGCTGCTCTGTTCCCCTCCGGATCGAGAGGGATTGGGAGACGCGACAGAGGAACAAATCGCCATCGGGACAGGAA is a genomic window containing:
- the LOC117837861 gene encoding protein IQ-DOMAIN 11 isoform X2, whose amino-acid sequence is MEKEKKRRSWFERIRRLFTSSEPKEKPRADKKSKSKRWLPGKLRTQHSFALPAPAPAPAPAAAAADHEIRQAEDEQSKHAMTVALATAAAAEAAVAAAHAAAEVVRLTGQQPAPPPLEQEEHAAVLIQSAYRGYLARRALRALKGLVRLQALIRGQAVRRQTAATLRGLESLIRIQARHRSKAGGPDHLNALDGADDDDDALLLRRSRELYAAAVHQQAGSKGWDSSIFSKEEMSAMSRSREEAALKRVRALQYASLQSEKLGIRRPPPLSRDEAADALTQRWSWLEEWVGSQPFDKDVPVAHQSPYNAADGTAKARQALAGLGGDADRLGCSARRSFVRTRRAPARAGDYYYEDAAPCSPAPFPGYMASTASAKAKFRSMSTPKERSAGTDAFSEHCFPFADRMLSPIPSMSPIPSIASDMGFARSTRPPAAQRSPRVKGPMTPARSRSRRSPSHHSFGSEAALHQLQMEHYTPVR
- the LOC117837861 gene encoding protein IQ-DOMAIN 11 isoform X1, with protein sequence MEKEKKRRSWFERIRRLFTSSEPKEKPRADKKSKSKRWLPGKLRTQHSFALPAPAPAPAPAAAAADHEIRQAEDEQSKHAMTVALATAAAAEAAVAAAHAAAEVVRLTGQQPAPPPLEQEEHAAVLIQSAYRGYLARRALRALKGLVRLQALIRGQAVRRQTAATLRGLESLIRIQARHRSKAGGPDHLNALDGADDDDDALLLRRSRELYAAAVHEQQQAGSKGWDSSIFSKEEMSAMSRSREEAALKRVRALQYASLQSEKLGIRRPPPLSRDEAADALTQRWSWLEEWVGSQPFDKDVPVAHQSPYNAADGTAKARQALAGLGGDADRLGCSARRSFVRTRRAPARAGDYYYEDAAPCSPAPFPGYMASTASAKAKFRSMSTPKERSAGTDAFSEHCFPFADRMLSPIPSMSPIPSIASDMGFARSTRPPAAQRSPRVKGPMTPARSRSRRSPSHHSFGSEAALHQLQMEHYTPVR